The following nucleotide sequence is from Apium graveolens cultivar Ventura chromosome 4, ASM990537v1, whole genome shotgun sequence.
GATTTAATTGAGTGCTCTCCGGAGCAGTGAAAACGAGTACTCAAAAAATTGAGAATACTCCTATGAAACAACGGAGTAGAACCAATTCCTAACTTCCATActgttgattttttttttttttgatattttGGTCGCAAAATATAAAGTCACTAGATTTGGAATATTTGATATAAATTATAAAGTATGTAATTACTATAATATATGAGGCCAACCCACAGCACACCCCCTAGATGTGAGTTTTTCTTTGTTTATTTGCTCAGCACCCGCTAACCTTTCTCTGTAAACTAAAGCAAGCAACCTACCAAACTATTACTTATATCAACTCTTCTCTATAGACATGGTTGCATACACCTATGTGCTCGCATACAGAAAAATATAAAGAGAATCAACAATATTCAAGAAACTAATTATCTTAATGGCAGTTGAAGCTCGGCATCTGAATTCCTTGCATCCTCAACTTGTTTGCAATAACAGGTACAATTTTCACATTTCCGAGCATAATTCGTATCTATTCTCTGTTATGTTTATAGAGTCGTGCTCTAATACAAACAAACATGAAAACTTGTGAATTGTATAGCCGAAACAGGTGATTTTGATGCAAATTTGTTAGTATTTTCGTAGTTATTTGAATTAACTTCACCGGTCTCAACTACAAAAATCACTCATCTTCAGTTTTTGTATCTTCTCATTTTATATTTTCTTTTAATTATGTTTCAGTGACGATTTAAGCAATTTTACTTGCAGACAGCTGTTGAACGGCATTGATGAAAATTTAAAAATGTACGGAACGTCACTGGGACATGGAGGGCTAATATTACCATCCGAAATCACGACGGAGACATTGCTTCCGATCTACGGCTCAGCCATCACTGATTCCTTTACGACTAAATATCCACAACCTCAGACACACAGTGGCATCCCTCCCACACTTCCACTTAATAGAAAACGAAGCAGGAATTCATTTTATCACTTACACTGCAACCAAAATAATCTGAACAATAATAGCTCCACCTCATTTCTAGGTGAAGATATCTCGCTTATGATCCGATACCAGCAACTTGAGATTGATAATTTCATCGCTCAACATGTAAGTTTAAATATCAGTATTTATTTCTGATCATGTTACCTTATATAGACGTTAATCACCGGTCACATACACATTAGTACAAATTTATGTTAGTCATTATTCTGTACTTCGTATATGTACGTATAAATCTTGGTTTAAAGCAATTAATGTGATAATTTTGAATTATCTaaatccatatatatatatgtaggtGGTGAAGATTAGATCAGGAATCGAAGAGCATCGAGAAGCTAACAAGAGAAGAATATTAGCAGCGGTGGAAGACGTAATAGTAAATAATTTAAGAGCAAAAGAAGATGAAGTGGACAAGATGATGAAATTAAATCGGGTGTTACATGAAAAAGTTAAATCTCTCAGTATCGAAAACCAGATGTGGAGAAACTTGGCTGAATCAAATGAGGCGACTGTGACAACTCTCAGAACTAACATTGAACAAGTGATGAGGCACCGTGCCAGAGGCGCTGAGAATTCTCAGTCGTGTTGCAGCAGCAATATCggaggagaagaagaggataaCAACGTTGGTAAAGGTGGAAATTGGTGTAGAAAGTGCGGAAAAGAGGAATCATGCGTGTTGTTGTTGCCATGCAGGCATCTATGTGTTTGTACTATGTGTGGATTGGGTCTTAATATTTGTCCGGTTTGTAAATTAACAACAAATGCTAGTTTAGTCGTTAACAAATGTTGATTTTTAAGAGAGGAATGTAGTATGTTTTGGATTTCACTTTTGGATTAAGTATGATGAAGTTCTTCATATATGTCTAGCCATAGATGTTCTAAACATTAATGTATATTGAATACATGATAGGGCATATCATTGTACATGCAGTTATGCAGAATGAATCATAATGCATAAGAAATTAACAACCAACGGAAACTGTTGGGAGAAACGCTTAACTGGATCATATATCATAAATAACAATTTTTTACGATTATCAAAGTATTTTCAATTCTTTCTGGTCCACCATAGAGTAAGATCACCAATGTTACATCTACTTTGCAAGTAGGGGACTCTTTTTTATTTATCTAAACACAAATAAGTGAATCATTTATCAGGGGGCGTTTGGATATATATGATGAGAATGAGAATGTGAATGAAAATGGAGGGCATGGGAACCAGAATGAAATGAATTCAAGGATATGCCGGGGTTGATACACTCACTTGAAGGGAATTAGGTTCAATTCTATTCAACTAAATTGTTAATCCAAACACTCATTAACAATGAATCAAACACCCCTTCTTCTGATACTATTTATGGATTTACATATATGTACGCAGCTTTGCAATTTAGCAGGCTTTGATATTTGTAGTGGAATTATGTACAAGTTGATAATGTAAATTAGCAGTTAGCAGAGAGATTAGGTAAACGTAGAGAGGGAGTGACACGTAGTGCATGAGAATGACAAGTAGGAGGCGCAAATGTCGCTTCTGTGTAGCCAGAGAATCAGGCAATGAGGAATAGACTGGAGGGCTTTTGATAGGAGTGTTTGGACCACCAAGAAATCTTGCTTCTGCCGTGCAAATATTTAAGAGGAATAGTCCAGCTGCATCTTCTTTGCATTCATTGTCATCTTATTGTGGTGTTCTATCAATCTTATATTCAAAGTTGGTGTATTTGTACATTCTGTAATCAACTTGACAAGTGCATCACATTGATTGAAAAGAGATGCATGATGTGCGTGAAAGAAATAAAATCGTATTTGGGGTACAAAGTTCACGCATCAAAGTATAGTCACTTATTTAAGAGTATTGTTAGAATTGTTATTCGGGCGAGCCGGATAATTGATACACGAGTCCGAGTTCAAATTTTTTTAAACGAATATAGCTGTGTTTAAGTTTAATGAGTGTAAATTTTTGACTTAACTCGACTTTTTTAATTCACCAATATAGTTTTAACGAGTCGAGTCCGGGTATACTCTCGAGCTCATcaatttaaaaactaataaaaagGTTTAGTGATAATTTAATGTAATTATAAACAAGTTCGAGTTTGGTTTAGAGTCGAACCGGCCGAGTTTTCAACTTTCAAGCCAAGTCGACTTTGGTCGGGATTCAACACATACTCGCCTCGACTCATATGTCAAACTGAGCAGAGCCGGCCTTGAGATTTATAAAGCCCGCAGCGAAAAAAATTATGCTCAACAAGAAATCAAAAGAACTATAGGAACTAACATATCAATACTGTTTATGTCGATCCAACCAAGTACGAAATTGTTGATAAAGTGTTGGTGTAGTGGTTGAAATCTTGTACCCGTTGCGGAAGGTTAAGAGTTCGACCCCTAGTGTATGCGTGTCTTATCAATTATaagaataaaaattaaaaatatgtgcccccaaatttaaatttattttgagtctgtaattatttttttaattttgatccttaatatatgtatataaaaaTTGCACCCCTTACAACTCTATTTAATTATCGAGGATATATATATTTTGCCAGTTCCTTTTACTTATGCTAATTATACTTTGTAATATACatcttatttattatcttaaaatatattattttttatgaaaTACTAATTGTGGGATTCATACTTTTGATTTAATCCCCAACAGAGCTAACAAATATATAATCATCGTGTGAAACACGACATGATATGATGTATATATAATAGCAGTAAGTTAGCTATATGTATGGCTGTTGTCATGTTTGATCTACTAGCAGTTCGATGTTGATTTTTCAACTAGCTAAATGATAATACAACAAAATAACAGGATTGATCAGAGGGGGGTACTAGATCTCTCCTTTTGAACTACctataattcataaataattgTGAAATAGATATAGATAATTTCCGAGGTAGGGACTTCGAGGGGACTGGCAGATGGATATTTACACGGATTCCTATTTGCAGAATGCTGTGGTAGGGGCAAAAATAGGGCGAGTGACAAAAATAAACTATTTTTGGtgataaaatgataaaaatagccggttttaaaaaaattatcaattTTAACTGGCGGGATATACATATGATAGTAGCATAATGTTTAATACACATTAAATGGTAGAGTAATATATGTAATATGCAATTGAGATAGGAGTATTTAACAGTATTTATATGAAGATACAGAACCTATAAACGATATTGAACCTAATttacattttataaatatttattgtaATTATGTTATTCCTCCCACTTATACCCCTGACCCACCTTGATGCGCATGAGTTAGTTAAAAACAGAATAAGCACTTCATACTTATATATTAGAACGGCCATTATTGTCCAAAATTTTGAAAAGAGTTATTTCTGTTCAAAAACTTTAAAAACAGGTTATATTTGTCAATTTTACCCAAAAATAGATGTATTTGCACATTCAAAATCCAGCAGCCACAGACTTATAATAATATACAACTGCATGTATTCACCGTAAATTCGAATTTCTGACAAATAACTATTAAGACATACTCCCTCACTCCTTTTCGTGTTTTTTAAAGCATTAATAGTTTCCTAAAATTTTTACATAAAAatgtaatattttaatttttattcaaaaataagtaaattataaaattatattttaaagcCGCCTTAATGATATAGATCAATTGATTAAAGTCTAATTTTTTATCATTCTAGATTGTGGGTTTGATTCTCGCTCATACATGAGATTTGTTGGTAATTATAAAACATATAAGAAATGTATGTCAAGTATGAGAAAAAATTATAAACAAATAAGTGGGACAAAATATTTATCATTTTTATTATGAGCAGCGTAATTATTTAATTCGAAAAATGCTATAATCCCGAAAACGGCTCCCAAAATTGTTCAAAAATATTGATGTAAAAGAGGCATACTTGATAATTTTCCTCCTGAAAATAAGATGAGATCCCGCATTTATTCATGTGTTCACAAATTAAAATATGACAAATATCATGTTACATTATTCAggacaaattttaaaaataaatttgagATAACATATAATTCACCGTTCCGGCGTTTTAAACAGCTAAAAGTTTAGAAAACGTAAATCGTAATTTAACGGAAACAAACTTGAGCTAAATAAAAGTTGATGCTTTAGGTGTGGTTTTATAACCAGCATTATTTCAAACGCTCTTGAATGTAATAGGCTGGGAAATGGGAAATGTTCTTCACCGTACGAATCACGATATTATTGTTAAGTTGATGTGATGTTGGCTCTATACTAAAAATATGAACTTTTATTTTCTGGCTAAATGTTAAGTCATTTTCATATTTTGTCAATGCCCCACCATCTTATCTAACTCTATAATAAATCTAATATCTCTATTAATCAAAGCAATAGTTTGATGTAAGAATATATAAGATAAGTGACTACATTCCTAATTTTTGTAGCAATTATTAAATTTGTGATTTTAAGTCAAGCAATGTGAACAAGGGGTTTTTCTAAATATTCCAAGTATTATAAGCTAGGTGTGACATCCAAACTTTTGTCTAAACTTGTGTATTTGTGAAGAACAAAAACAACAATGGTGAGCACCGGTTTGTTGATTAGGAAAACATTGTAGTCACTAGTGTGTGAAACTTTAGATATAATATTCTTGATTTGATTACCATTAAGCAAGCCGGTTCCAAAGATTCATTAATTATATATCATTAGCCCATGACCCAGTTTTTTATTGTATCGGTCACTCATATTCATATATATACTATGGAAATTTTTTATTGGCCTTCGTACATTTTTTAGTACATCTTACGAATAAAATAAtagataaatatattatttatataatttttgaGCGACAGTTGTCTGCATAAgctaatttattttctaaaataaaatatgttaagATTTGTAATTAGATCCTGTAAAAGATCTTTCTTTGATATCTTGAATTTTTCGGAGATTAATTTTTTGTTTTCGAGCGGGGGAAGTTTTGAAATACTAATATATGAATATAAAAATGACTTTTTTGCCAAATATTTTGAGATTTAGAGCCATTGGTTTTGTTAATAAACTCCCTACTCGTAAAGGGTAGATATAGAAAATATGTTTTAATTGGTTTGTTTTGATGAATCACGAACATAAACAAATCAAAAGGCCAACAAATTAAGAGGCATGGCCATTCCTTGTTTTGAAAGAAGCATGCAATAAACAAATTAACACCAGCTCCCTTTGCTTTGTTCCGCTCTACAAAACTAAACAAGTTTATCTCTCAACTCAAAGTACCAATCACAATGTGATAATGGTTTAGACTTGAAGTCATCGTCATACGTACTATTCTACCAAACACAAAATTCATATAAATGTGTGCTTTCGGTCGACGATTCAGACAATGACAGGTCACCAGTCGCAAATTATTCATTGATTCAAAGGGGAAGAACTAGAACTATTCTAAGCATATTAACCTATACCATGATAAAGGCAAGTGCAAAGAGAGGAAATATAATGGGAATAATGGTCGACTAGCTTGTCCACTGAAGTTGATATGAATTTATACTGCAAAATCTTGTTTGGTGGTGGGGTTTTGCGGAAACACAGATTGCAGAGTTTTAAAAGGTTGATATACCGATTTCACAACTTACATGATAGCTTCGTATTCAATTCATTTGAACATTAAACTTAATTTtccaaaaaaattgaaaaaacaaACAACCTCCCTTTCCCCCTTCAACTTCAAACTTTTGTTTGCTTTCTCATACATCATACAATATAACACGTACGTTAGTTTCTTTGACGTTATGTCCGACGTACTCGTCACAATAATATCGAACTGGTCCTCAATAGCCAGATTTTATAGCGCTTGATGTGATAGAAGTTGGACATATATCAAGAGTTCCATCAGCCTGAGGTTTAAACAGCTTCTGATTTGTATTAGCCATCTAAAAAGATCTAATAATCTGTCACGAATTTAGCATTTGAAGGCAATTTAGATGGAGGGGGCCATGGTGATGGATACTCCAAACTTTCTTGCCTTGTTAAAAGCAGGGGCACTCGTGACTCGTGTGCTAGCTAGCTAGTCCATGATCtttgaaaatttgaaaatatttgctTCTTTTCTACTAGTCTATTTATTCATGTTTTGTCCTCAACCAAAAACAACACCTCACACACCTTTAACAATCAAATCATGTTACATAACACTCACATTTGGTAAAGTAAATTAGGTAAGAGTTTTCTGGGGCGGCATTTGAGGGGTCAAGAAAAGTATTCTTAACCCTACAAGAAAAGTAACTAAGGCCATCACTATAACCTACAATCCCGGTGAAAATATGTTTCAGATTTTGAAATTTGCAAGTGTAATTTAAACTATGTTCGAAGAACCTAAAAGTGTGAGATGTAAGCAGATATTAGCCAAATTTTCCAAAAGAGGTAAACTGTTATCTCAAATCGTTTTTGGACTGACCCGTAGCGGGTTGTAGGGTAGGGTATGCATTCGGTTGTGGCATGGATGTTATATCAACATCCTGACTTTAAGTCGAAAACTGATTTTCTTTTGAAACCGTAATAGAGCATCAGGATCAGGGTAAAACTGAAAATAACATCTCTGCTTAAGAGAGGATCATGGCGTTAATGTTTGATCACTGAAAATTATTCGTACTCTTTTCTCAGTATTTATTTCGTTGTGGTATTCAGGTCCTACATCACTCAGCTAAAAAGTTAAAAATAATTGTGAAAGTGAGAATCATGATTCCATTTCACGGTAAGAATCCCTATCAAGAGTAAAAGTTAGATGCTCTATGCTTTCAGACTCTTTTCCTCTTTCCTGTAATCCTCCTGTGATAGTAGCACCCACAGTGGAAAGGCAAGGACTAAACTTTGCGACTGACATAACATGCTGCCAATCAACCGTGTCAGGGAATCATGTAAACTGGAGTACACAGACGCACATATATGGTATTGATCATTCACATAAACTATGCAATGTTTAGTTGTTGAACTCCCTAACCAGATTGATCTTACATTGAAGGAGATGTCGAGTCATTAATTTTTATTAACATTTCAAGAAGGTCTTACATTTCTAGCTAGTGTCTTCTCTTGTTGTTGTCGGTCAAGTCACAAGTTCAACCTGGAAACAACCTcattaagaaaataagtgtaaaACTGCATTTCTCTAGATCCTGAGGCCCAGGCTATGGCCTTGTAACTGCGTTATAAAATAATACGAGATTTTTATCTAACAAAATTGATCTTCATCTTCTTGGATATGTAGAGCTACAATGTTAATAACATCTACCAGAGAAGTTCCAAATAGTGTGCCAAGTCCAATAGGTCCTTGTGTGATAAGCCATAAAGCCAGTCGTCATATCTGCAAGCCTAGCTGATTataaataacaaaatatatagTATACAATTTGCCTTTTAAAGGAAGCCGATTCTCAAGGTGCAAGACGAAAAGATTCACTCTGTAGGAAAGGCTTAATGTGTTGTGGCCCAACAAACAAATGGGCCTGGCCCAGTACTGATAACATATGCACGGAGGGTGAATGGTAAAAGAGTCCAACCAGCAAATTGACAAGGGCAGAACAGTCATTCAAAAGGAGAAGCGAATAGAAAAGGGGAAGGCAGCAATTAGGGCAGATTCATTTCAAATATTTTGTGTATGAGTGGTTTGGATAGGAGAGGTCAACATCTCGAAAGTTGGATTAGCTTCAATTGTAATTGCTCTTCAAAATATAATTGCAATTGACTCACTCTCCTAGTGGTTTTGGTGTGGCAAGTAGATTGCTCCCCGTTGAAATTCCAGACTAAGCATACGTAGCGTATGATTTAGGTGACGAACTAGCATTATTTGGGTACGTCCGTGGTGATTGGGCAGACTGCCCTCCCCAGTTACTAACTTTGTTCGAGAAACTGAGCCCCATTTTGCCTTCCCCTTTTTGTCTTCCACAACGCATTTTGTCTTCAACCATGTGAGCCAATTCCATGGCGTGGTCCACCGTGACCGGCCCCAACAACCTCACTTCAGCTCGAATATCTTCACGGAGGCCATTTAAAAAATGCCCCAATGACA
It contains:
- the LOC141720954 gene encoding putative BOI-related E3 ubiquitin-protein ligase 3, with protein sequence MAVEARHLNSLHPQLVCNNRQLLNGIDENLKMYGTSLGHGGLILPSEITTETLLPIYGSAITDSFTTKYPQPQTHSGIPPTLPLNRKRSRNSFYHLHCNQNNLNNNSSTSFLGEDISLMIRYQQLEIDNFIAQHVVKIRSGIEEHREANKRRILAAVEDVIVNNLRAKEDEVDKMMKLNRVLHEKVKSLSIENQMWRNLAESNEATVTTLRTNIEQVMRHRARGAENSQSCCSSNIGGEEEDNNVGKGGNWCRKCGKEESCVLLLPCRHLCVCTMCGLGLNICPVCKLTTNASLVVNKC